CGATAGCACTTGCTATCCGGCGTCGGGCTGTGGGATAACCGAGGCAGAGCGGCCGGTGACCCTGACCGGCCCGAGACCGATGGGGCTGACATGGCCAACGCCACCGACCACCTCTGGATGCACTTCACCCGGATGGCGAGCTACTCCGCCGGCGAGGTGCCGACCATCGTCCGCGGCGAGGGCGCCTACGTGTGGGACGCGCAGGGCCGCCGCTACCTGGACGGGCTCGCCGGGCTCTTCGTGGTGAACGCCGGCCACGGCCGCACCGAGCTGGCCGAGGCCGCCGCCAAGCAGGCCGGTGAGCTGGCCTACTTTCCACTCTGGTCGTACGCTCATCCGACCGCCGTGGAGCTGGCGGAGCGGATCTCGGCGCTGACCCCCGGCGACCTGAACCGGGTCTTCTTCACCACCGGCGGCTCGGAGGCGGTCGAGGCGGCCTGGAAGCTGGCCCGGGCCTACTTCAAGCGGACCGGCAAGCCGACCAAGCACAAGGTGGTCAGCCGCTACATCGCCTATCACGGCACCTCCATGGGTGCCCTGTCGATCACCGGCCTGCCCGGCATCAAGACCGACTTCGAGCCCCTGGTGCCGGGCGGCATCAAGGTGCCGAACACGAACTTCTACCGGGCGCCGGAGCACGGCGACGACCCGGTGGCGTTCGGCCGGTGGGCCGCCGACGAGATCGGCCGCGCCATCGAGCGGGAGGGGCCGGACACCGTCGCCGCCGTCTTCCTGGAGCCGGTGCAAAACTCCGGCGGCTGCTTCCCGCCGCCGCCCGGCTACTTCGAGCGGGTACGGGAGATCTGCGACGCGCACGACGTGCTGCTGGTCAGCGACGAGGTGATCTGCTCGTGGGGCCGGCTCGGGGAGTACTTCGGCGCCATCCGTTACGGCTACCAGCCCGACATCATCACCACCGCCAAGGGCATCACCTCGGGCTACGCCCCGCTCGGCGCGATGATCGCCAGCGACCGGTTGATGGAACCATTCCTGACCGAGACCGGCATGTTCGCCCACGGGGTGACCTTCGGCGGCCACCCGGTCTCCTGCGCGGTGGCCCTGGCCAACCTGGAGGTCTTCGCCCGGGAGGATCTGGTCGGGCACGTACGCGCCAACGAGGCGGCGTTCCGCACCACCCTGGAGAAGCTGCACGACCTGCCGATCGTCGGCGACATCCGGGGCGACGGATACTTCTACGGCATCGAGCTGGTCAAGGACAAGACGACCCGGGCGACCTTCGACGAGGCCGAGTCGGAGCGGCTGTTGCGCGGCTTCCTCTCCGGCGCCCTCTTCTCCGCCGGCCTCTACTGCCGCGCCGACGACCGCGGCGACCCGGTGATCCAGCTCGCCCCGCCGCTGATCGCCGACCAGCAGCAGTTCGACGAGATCGAGCAGATCCTCCGATCCGTCCTAACCCAAGCCCACTCCCACCTCTAACCGCCTCCCACCCGCCCACCCGCCCACACACCCCACCCGCCCCATCCGGCCCGTTGATCATGAGGTTAGCGGGTGTTTTAGAGATCAAACCGCCCGCCAACCTCATGATCAACGGGGAGTCAGCGGGTGTGGAGGGCGGGGCGGGAGGGCGGGGGTCAGTGGGTGGGTGGGATGACGCGTAGGTGGCCGCGGCGGGAGGTGGGAGGCGCGGCGTGGTCGGCGTGATCGTCCTGCGGGGGGCGGGGGGCGGGACGGGCCGCCTCGCGGACCGCCTCGGCGAGGGCGACCAGGTCATCGGTGGTGGGCGGCGGCGGCTCGAACTCGCCCTCGTGCCGGACCACCTCCCAGCCACGCGGTGCGGTCAGGCTGCGCGCGTGCGGCTCACAGAGGTCGTACGTGTGCGGCTCGGCGAAGGCGGCCAACGGGCCCACCACGGCGGTCGACTCGTTGTAGACATAGGTCAGTGTGGCGACCGCTTGCCGGGGGCAGCCGTTACGGGAGCAGCGCCGTGGTGACCTCACCGGCGCAGGGTATCTCCATTACCGGCTCCGGCGCACCGCTTCGCGTTACGACACGCCCGTCTTGGTGATCACATTTCTCCCGGGCACCGCGGCGCGCCACGGTGGTGGCGCTGATGCGGCCCGGGCCAGACCAGAAGCTACCCTGTGGCTCATGACGAGCCCGGAGAACCGCCGCCCCGGCCCCGGCCGGCGCGCCCACCGCGACCGGCACGGACGCGGCCTGCGCGGGCGGCTGGTACCGGCCACCGTGCCGCTGGCGCGGACCAAGGCGGAGATCTTCGACGATCTGGTGCTGGACACCGTCGAGACGCTCGAACGCCGGTTCGCCAAGGAGCTGGCCGGGGTGGAGTTCGCCGTCGAGGACGTCCCGCCCGACCTGAACGTCTACGACTCCGACGTCCTGGAGGACGGCGAGGTGCCGCTGGCCCGGCTGTTGCCCGGCCGGCCGGGTCGTCAGGAGGTGCCGCCGCGGATCGTGTTGTACCGGCGCCCGCTGGAGTTCCGGGCCATGGACCGGGAGGATCTCGCCGACCTGGTGCACGACGTGATCATCGAGCAGGTGGCCAACCTGCTCGGCGTCGATCCGGACGAGTTGGCCTGAGCCTCGGCGGGCACGGGCCGGCACCGACCGGCACCGGGTGGGACGGTCCCCCAACCGCCCCGCCCCGCCGACGGGTCAGGCCGCCCGACGCTTGAGCTTGCGCCGCTCCCGCTCGGAGAGCCCACCCCAGATCCCGAACCGCTCGTCGTGCCCGAGAGCGTATTCGAGGCATTCCGTCTTGACCTCGCACCGCGAGCAGATCCGCTTCGCTTCGCGGGTCGAGCCGCCCTTCTCGGGAAAGAACGCCTCCGGGTCGGTCTGCGAGCACAGGGCCCGCTCCTGCCACTCCGGCGCGTTTCCGAGCAGGTCGGCCGCCTCGAGCTGGCCGTCCATCGATTGCCTCCTTGTCGCGCACCGGCGTCATCGCC
This is a stretch of genomic DNA from Micromonospora sp. WMMD1082. It encodes these proteins:
- a CDS encoding metallopeptidase family protein; this encodes MTSPENRRPGPGRRAHRDRHGRGLRGRLVPATVPLARTKAEIFDDLVLDTVETLERRFAKELAGVEFAVEDVPPDLNVYDSDVLEDGEVPLARLLPGRPGRQEVPPRIVLYRRPLEFRAMDREDLADLVHDVIIEQVANLLGVDPDELA
- a CDS encoding aspartate aminotransferase family protein, which produces MANATDHLWMHFTRMASYSAGEVPTIVRGEGAYVWDAQGRRYLDGLAGLFVVNAGHGRTELAEAAAKQAGELAYFPLWSYAHPTAVELAERISALTPGDLNRVFFTTGGSEAVEAAWKLARAYFKRTGKPTKHKVVSRYIAYHGTSMGALSITGLPGIKTDFEPLVPGGIKVPNTNFYRAPEHGDDPVAFGRWAADEIGRAIEREGPDTVAAVFLEPVQNSGGCFPPPPGYFERVREICDAHDVLLVSDEVICSWGRLGEYFGAIRYGYQPDIITTAKGITSGYAPLGAMIASDRLMEPFLTETGMFAHGVTFGGHPVSCAVALANLEVFAREDLVGHVRANEAAFRTTLEKLHDLPIVGDIRGDGYFYGIELVKDKTTRATFDEAESERLLRGFLSGALFSAGLYCRADDRGDPVIQLAPPLIADQQQFDEIEQILRSVLTQAHSHL
- a CDS encoding WhiB family transcriptional regulator, producing MDGQLEAADLLGNAPEWQERALCSQTDPEAFFPEKGGSTREAKRICSRCEVKTECLEYALGHDERFGIWGGLSERERRKLKRRAA
- a CDS encoding DUF3499 domain-containing protein, encoding MRSPRRCSRNGCPRQAVATLTYVYNESTAVVGPLAAFAEPHTYDLCEPHARSLTAPRGWEVVRHEGEFEPPPPTTDDLVALAEAVREAARPAPRPPQDDHADHAAPPTSRRGHLRVIPPTH